GCACGATGCTCTACGACGGCGATATTGATGTGGTGCACGTATGTACGCCTCACGTGGCCCACAAAGAGATCATCACCGCGGCGCTTATCGCCGGGAAACACGTCTTTACGGAAAAACCGGTGGCGCTTAATCCAGGCGAGGTGAAAGAGATAAAAAACGTGCTGGCAGTCACCACCGGGCAGTTGGGTGTTTGTTACCAGAACCGCCTGAACCCCAGCAGCCAGAAAATCAAAGCGCTGCTGGAGAGCAACGCGTTCGGCAAAATGTTAAGTATTAAAGCCGTGCTGACGTGGAACCGAACGCATGACTACTACACGCAAAGCCCCTGGCGTGGGCGCTTTGCCAGCGAGGGCGGCAGCCTTTTGATCAACCAGGCGATTCATACCCTGGACTTAATGCAGTGGTTTGCCGGAGGCATCAAGTCAGTCAAAGGTGTCGTAGAAAGTAGTTTCCTGAGCGACGCAACACAGGCCGAAGACACCGCCATCGCCAATATGAAACTGGCTAACGGCGCGCGCGGGATCTTTTACGCCACCAACTGCAATACCACCGATTCACCGCTGTTTTTAGAGATCCACTGCGAAAACGGCCTGCTGCAACTTCATCACAATAGTCTGTGGTTTATTTCAGGCGATATTAAAGAACTTCTCGTCTGCGATGAAGCGCCCGGCG
This genomic window from Buttiauxella gaviniae contains:
- a CDS encoding Gfo/Idh/MocA family protein; translated protein: MKTLQAAVIGCGAIHTLHVEAIQAYPASQLRAIADTDSTKGRRLAERYGCRYYADYRTMLYDGDIDVVHVCTPHVAHKEIITAALIAGKHVFTEKPVALNPGEVKEIKNVLAVTTGQLGVCYQNRLNPSSQKIKALLESNAFGKMLSIKAVLTWNRTHDYYTQSPWRGRFASEGGSLLINQAIHTLDLMQWFAGGIKSVKGVVESSFLSDATQAEDTAIANMKLANGARGIFYATNCNTTDSPLFLEIHCENGLLQLHHNSLWFISGDIKELLVCDEAPGEDQKCYWGSSHQQAINNFYADLKNRDNHSYVDIHQAEISLRMVEAIYQSSITRNWIEF